GTGGAGCAGGATGTTCTCTGGCTTGATGTCCCGGTGGATCACGCCGTGGCGGTGAGCGTAGTCCAGCGCGCCGGCCACCTCGGTGGCGAGGCGGACCGCGTCGTTGATCGGCAGCTGCCGCTCGCGGTTGAGCCGCTCGCGCAGGCTCTCCCCTTCGACGAACGGCATGACGTAGTAGGCGGTACCGCTGACCTCGCCGCTGTCGATGAGACCGAGAATGTGAGGGTGCTGCAGCGTGGCGATGGTCTTGATCTCGCGGAGAAACCGCGCGGCGCCGATCACCGCCGAGAGCTCCGGCTTGAGCACCTTGATCGCCACCTTGCGGTCGTGCCGGAGGTCCTCCGCCAGGTAGACCGTGGCCATCCCGCCCGCGCCGAGCTCGCGCTCGATGCGGTAGCGGTCGGACAGAGCCGTCGAAAGGTGGCCGCCGGGGTCGGTCATCGCTGCGCGCACTCCTTGGGGTCGATCGCCCCGAGGCTCTTGACGATCTTGAAATCACCAGCCCGTGCCTGCGCGATGTACATGTTCATCCGAGCGTGATGCTGCCCGGGCACCATCGCGGCTGGACCTCCCGGTCCCTCGGCGATCCTGGCATGGTCCAGGGCCTTGACGACGTCCGCCTGCTTGAGCGAGCCCGCTTCTTTCACCGCAGCCTCCCAGAGCCGGAGGCCTCGGTACAGGCCCGAACACGCGCTGCCGCCGGTGAACTTGGCCTGGTCTGGATACAGCGTGTTGTACTGATCGAGCAGTTTCCTGCTGAAGGGATCGCCGACGTCGTGGTAGTAGTCGAGGCAGCTGTACAGTCCCTCCATGTGGGCCGCCGGCACCAGATTCACCAGGTTCTCGTCGAAGTAGGTGCAGACCAGGTGTCCACCTCGTGCGGTGAAGCCGGAGTCGTACAACTGCTCGAGGAACGAGGTGAGCCCCGGAGGGACGGTGGTATTGAATACCACCTCGGCGCCACTGGCTGTGATCTTGTCAATGGTCTTCCGATAGTCGGTGTGGTCGAGGGGATAGTACTCCTCGCCGACGATCTCGCCACCGTTGGCCGTGACGACTTGACGGACCTGCTTGTTCATCGTGTGTGGCCAGATGTAGTCGGCCGACGGCAAGTAGAATCTCTTCGCGCCGGTCTGCTGCATCAGCCAGGGAATGAGCGGCTCGACTTGCTGCGCCGGCACCGGGCCGCTACAGAAGATGAGCGGGTCGCATTCCTGTCCCTCATATTGCTCCGGGTAGATGTACAGCTTCTTGCCCTTCACGACCGCAGGGCCCTTGATGGCCTGTCGCGTGGAGCTGTAGATGCCACCGAAGATGACATCGACCTGATCGTGCTGGACGAGCTTGGTGGCCTTGGCTTCCGCCACGCTATCGGTCGTCGCGCCGTCCTCGAGGTAGAGATTCAGCGAGCGCCCCAGCAACCCACCCTTGGCGTTGATGTCATCGATCACCATCCTGGCCACGTTTGCATTGGCCAGGCCCATGAACGAGAGCGGCCCCGACTGTTCCGCAATTACTCCCACCCTGATAGATGCAGTGGCCACGAGATCTCCTCTCAAGACTGGTTGAGGTGTGTGGCCGGATCGCTCATCGCGCGCCCTCCACGGTGAACAACTGTGAGAGATACGGCGCGGCGACGTACGCGTAGACCCGGGGATCGTCCGACATCGTGGCGAAGATGATCCGGGTGAATCGACTCTGACTGGTTCCAAAGGTCAGGAACGTCTCCCGACGGCCAGTCGCGACCTCGAGACGCTCCGCGATCTGCGAAGTCACCCGGTAGGTGAACAGCCCCCGCCCATCGGTG
The DNA window shown above is from Gemmatimonadales bacterium and carries:
- a CDS encoding substrate-binding protein; this translates as MATASIRVGVIAEQSGPLSFMGLANANVARMVIDDINAKGGLLGRSLNLYLEDGATTDSVAEAKATKLVQHDQVDVIFGGIYSSTRQAIKGPAVVKGKKLYIYPEQYEGQECDPLIFCSGPVPAQQVEPLIPWLMQQTGAKRFYLPSADYIWPHTMNKQVRQVVTANGGEIVGEEYYPLDHTDYRKTIDKITASGAEVVFNTTVPPGLTSFLEQLYDSGFTARGGHLVCTYFDENLVNLVPAAHMEGLYSCLDYYHDVGDPFSRKLLDQYNTLYPDQAKFTGGSACSGLYRGLRLWEAAVKEAGSLKQADVVKALDHARIAEGPGGPAAMVPGQHHARMNMYIAQARAGDFKIVKSLGAIDPKECAQR